In Methanofollis fontis, the following proteins share a genomic window:
- a CDS encoding response regulator, whose protein sequence is MVPDADSPSRPITVLVIDDDPDFLDLTKCYLEETGDIRVETARSGDRALRLLDERIYDAVVSDYRMPVMDGLCFLDHVQEHHPHMPFILSTGFSHDDLIRRALGMGAAGYHRKGPDLEVTSAELAHLIRNAVGRQRAEAAREREHGLICRVFHTSDDLIVFFTPDGTVTSWNPAISLLTGVPAREAVGRQINEWIPRGCEADAREIAAHIHGGNRLDHFPFRCLRKDGMTVPIDLSISPIAESSGAIWMYVAVARPSTEQRKQCLLKRTLESVFVGCLIAQQDGSVTFLNDAARGIMGLDPATTVHLADILSRDVWEETISPALRSDGKWHGEVSAVRPDGSAYRLDLSAVVDHDSVTHDLTTVVFCVETTQRRQTEDDLLETLKEKSALLGGADRRVLKGLRALSGLIRPDASDPGDAEAHLKECEGRVRALSLVYESTKNGRVEMRPHFSALAAACPGAGAHDLDVEEISLDQETAIAVTLVLNELITSALRDGAGMRLRIGLQRGIEGYLLTVEGGDGREIPEGVLQLVRSGLHGSLSVVREGGTAVSVRFPDPEQVPARRPLEGA, encoded by the coding sequence ATGGTTCCTGACGCCGATTCTCCCTCCAGGCCGATAACAGTGCTGGTGATCGATGACGATCCCGATTTTCTCGACCTGACAAAGTGCTATCTCGAGGAGACCGGGGATATACGCGTTGAAACCGCACGATCCGGCGATCGCGCCCTTCGCCTGCTGGACGAGCGCATCTATGATGCCGTGGTCTCTGACTACCGTATGCCGGTGATGGATGGGCTCTGTTTTCTCGATCACGTTCAGGAGCATCACCCCCACATGCCATTCATCCTCAGCACTGGTTTTTCCCACGACGACCTGATCCGCCGGGCGCTCGGGATGGGTGCCGCCGGCTACCACCGCAAGGGACCTGATCTGGAGGTGACCTCTGCCGAACTCGCCCACCTGATCCGGAACGCCGTGGGGCGGCAGCGTGCGGAGGCGGCGCGGGAACGGGAGCATGGCCTGATCTGCCGGGTCTTTCATACCTCGGACGACCTGATCGTCTTTTTCACTCCGGACGGCACCGTCACCTCCTGGAACCCGGCGATATCCCTCCTCACCGGGGTTCCCGCCCGGGAGGCCGTGGGGCGGCAGATCAACGAATGGATCCCACGGGGGTGTGAGGCGGACGCCCGGGAGATCGCGGCCCATATTCACGGGGGAAACCGCCTCGACCATTTTCCGTTTCGGTGCCTGCGAAAGGACGGGATGACGGTCCCGATCGACCTCTCCATCTCCCCGATCGCCGAGAGTTCGGGTGCGATCTGGATGTATGTCGCCGTCGCCCGCCCCTCGACAGAGCAGAGGAAACAGTGCCTCCTCAAGCGCACCCTTGAGTCGGTCTTTGTCGGTTGCCTGATCGCACAACAGGACGGTTCGGTCACCTTTCTCAACGACGCCGCCAGGGGGATCATGGGTCTGGATCCGGCGACGACGGTCCATCTCGCGGACATCCTGAGTCGGGACGTCTGGGAAGAGACGATCTCCCCGGCCCTCCGCTCGGACGGGAAGTGGCACGGCGAGGTGTCGGCCGTCCGCCCGGACGGATCGGCCTATCGCCTCGACCTCTCGGCGGTCGTGGACCATGATTCCGTCACCCACGACCTCACCACCGTTGTCTTCTGCGTCGAGACCACGCAGCGCAGACAGACCGAGGATGATCTCCTCGAAACCCTCAAGGAGAAATCCGCCCTTCTTGGGGGGGCCGATCGCCGGGTGCTGAAGGGCCTCCGGGCCCTCTCCGGGCTGATCCGGCCGGACGCCTCTGATCCCGGGGATGCGGAGGCGCACCTGAAGGAGTGCGAAGGCAGGGTGCGGGCGCTCTCATTGGTCTATGAGAGCACTAAAAACGGGCGGGTGGAGATGCGCCCCCATTTCAGTGCGCTGGCGGCGGCGTGCCCTGGCGCGGGGGCCCATGACCTGGACGTGGAGGAGATCAGCCTCGACCAGGAGACGGCGATCGCCGTCACTCTGGTGCTGAACGAACTGATCACCTCCGCCCTGCGGGATGGGGCCGGGATGCGGCTCCGCATCGGGCTGCAGAGGGGTATCGAGGGGTATCTCCTGACGGTGGAGGGTGGGGATGGCCGGGAGATCCCGGAGGGCGTCCTCCAGCTTGTCCGGTCAGGGCTCCATGGCAGCCTCTCCGTCGTCAGGGAGGGGGGAACAGCGGTCTCTGTCCGTTTCCCTGATCCTGAACAGGTGCCGGCCCGCCGCCCTCTGGAGGGGGCATGA
- a CDS encoding HD domain-containing protein, with product MDEIRAHVQAALGEAGAHGLDHTLRVTSLCEEIGRAEEADMEILITAALFHDIARPLEKETGIPHEEEGARIAADYLRSRGWDERRVEAVAAAVRTHRYRSDRRPGGLEAQILSDADKLDAMGAVGIARTFLRAGEHGGGIPDGTEHIHEKLLNLRERIRTPAAREIAEQRHAFLEEFVGRLEGEMGADQPSAPLRK from the coding sequence ATGGACGAGATCAGGGCTCATGTGCAGGCGGCGCTCGGGGAGGCCGGCGCCCACGGCCTCGACCACACCCTCCGGGTCACCAGCCTCTGCGAGGAGATCGGGCGGGCCGAGGAGGCAGATATGGAGATCCTCATCACCGCCGCCCTCTTCCACGACATCGCCCGCCCCCTGGAAAAGGAAACAGGCATCCCCCACGAGGAGGAGGGGGCGCGGATCGCCGCCGATTACCTCCGCTCCAGGGGCTGGGACGAACGGCGGGTGGAGGCGGTCGCCGCCGCCGTCCGCACCCACCGCTACCGCTCGGACCGCCGACCCGGGGGTCTGGAGGCGCAGATCCTCTCTGACGCCGACAAGCTCGACGCCATGGGGGCGGTCGGGATCGCCCGCACCTTCCTCAGGGCCGGCGAGCACGGCGGCGGGATCCCGGACGGCACCGAACACATCCACGAGAAACTCCTGAACCTCCGGGAGCGGATCCGCACCCCGGCCGCGCGGGAGATCGCCGAACAGCGGCACGCCTTCCTGGAGGAGTTTGTCGGAAGGCTGGAAGGGGAGATGGGGGCGGATCAGCCCTCCGCACCCCTCCGGAAATAG
- a CDS encoding PEP/pyruvate-binding domain-containing protein — MREEMPRMAMFGHTAREPVPAGAFGNKAAGLAEMAALGIPVPPGFVLNVEICEEFHRDGGVLPPDVPGLLGRGIAFLEEATDLSFGGARPLLVSVRSGAPLSMPGIMETVLDVGLTPDAVRGLIALTGNPRFAWNSCWRFVQNFGTTVLGRDPAVYAGLQQRALQAAGVPSLAGLDSFSLRDLVRAAVEEEGEAAFPADAHAQLTAATVAVLESWMRPRALSYRQMNLIRDGGGTAVCVQAMVFGNIGPRSGAGVGFSRNPWTGEPGALVDFAFGAQGEDVVSGAVSAASEEGLRRTMPEVCRRIAGTARILEAHFRDMQDFEFTVQEGALYLLQTRSGKRAPLAALRIAVDLWREGVITAAEGRERLREVDLDTLLVRVPVPDTPPLAAGTPASGGVVSGAAVFSAETAERAAERGPVIYVCDILSPDDLPVVGLSAGVLTARGSRTSHAAVVARQMGRVCIVNCAGLSIDRKNHRCLIGGESLSEGDVISLDGGSGQVYAGEVAVVEERPLDLLEVAEGWSGG; from the coding sequence GTGAGGGAAGAGATGCCCCGTATGGCGATGTTCGGGCATACGGCCCGCGAACCGGTGCCGGCCGGCGCCTTCGGGAACAAGGCGGCGGGGCTGGCAGAGATGGCCGCCCTGGGCATACCGGTGCCGCCGGGATTCGTGCTGAACGTGGAGATCTGCGAGGAGTTCCACCGGGACGGCGGCGTGCTCCCCCCCGACGTCCCCGGGCTGCTCGGGCGGGGGATCGCCTTCCTGGAGGAGGCCACCGATCTCTCGTTCGGCGGCGCCCGTCCCCTCCTGGTCTCGGTCCGTTCGGGCGCCCCCCTCTCGATGCCCGGGATCATGGAGACGGTGCTGGACGTCGGGCTCACCCCGGATGCGGTGCGCGGCCTCATCGCCCTGACCGGCAACCCGCGGTTTGCCTGGAACTCCTGCTGGCGGTTCGTGCAGAACTTCGGCACCACGGTGCTCGGCCGCGACCCCGCCGTCTATGCCGGGCTCCAGCAGCGGGCGCTTCAGGCGGCGGGCGTCCCCTCCCTGGCCGGGCTGGACTCGTTCTCGCTCCGGGATCTTGTCCGGGCGGCCGTGGAGGAGGAGGGGGAGGCGGCATTCCCGGCGGACGCCCATGCCCAGCTGACGGCGGCGACGGTGGCGGTGCTCGAGTCCTGGATGCGGCCGAGGGCGCTCTCCTACCGCCAGATGAACCTGATCCGCGACGGGGGGGGCACCGCCGTCTGCGTGCAGGCGATGGTCTTCGGAAACATCGGGCCGCGTTCGGGTGCCGGCGTGGGCTTCAGCCGCAACCCCTGGACCGGGGAGCCCGGGGCCCTGGTGGACTTCGCCTTCGGGGCGCAGGGGGAGGACGTGGTCTCGGGCGCCGTCTCAGCCGCCTCCGAGGAGGGGCTGCGCCGCACGATGCCCGAGGTCTGCCGCCGGATCGCCGGGACAGCCCGGATCCTGGAGGCGCATTTCCGGGATATGCAGGACTTCGAGTTCACGGTGCAGGAGGGCGCCCTCTATCTGCTCCAGACGCGGAGCGGCAAACGGGCGCCGCTGGCCGCCCTCCGGATCGCCGTCGACCTCTGGCGGGAGGGGGTGATCACCGCCGCCGAGGGGCGCGAGCGCCTCCGGGAGGTGGACCTGGACACCCTCCTGGTGCGGGTGCCGGTGCCGGACACCCCTCCGCTCGCCGCCGGAACACCGGCCTCGGGCGGTGTCGTCTCGGGTGCGGCGGTGTTCTCGGCGGAGACGGCGGAGCGGGCGGCCGAACGGGGTCCGGTGATCTATGTCTGCGATATCCTCTCCCCGGACGATCTGCCGGTGGTCGGGCTCTCGGCGGGCGTGCTCACTGCCCGGGGGTCGCGGACCTCCCATGCCGCCGTGGTCGCCCGCCAGATGGGGCGGGTCTGCATCGTGAACTGTGCGGGTCTGAGCATCGACCGGAAAAACCACCGCTGCCTGATCGGGGGTGAGTCCCTCTCCGAGGGGGACGTCATCTCCCTGGACGGCGGGAGCGGGCAGGTGTATGCCGGGGAGGTGGCGGTCGTGGAGGAGCGCCCCCTGGACCTGCTGGAGGTCGCGGAGGGCTGGTCGGGGGGCTGA
- a CDS encoding TetR/AcrR family transcriptional regulator, with the protein MSRPLSEEKRRALLEAALDLFAVQGVHATPTQQISRRAGVSEGTLFRYFRTKEDLVETVQASVLRSIADEVQGAIRPGTPVDEQIRAVKRRVLAWMFANPKQSLLFEQALTMPGTVENLRKRALLPIPGLDDLFGRAKARGLFPGVGREVFLAHFWYPNFMLVHLHALGGLQEEIEVVIDQAVRMMWSGLVAGRE; encoded by the coding sequence ATGAGCCGACCATTATCCGAGGAGAAGAGAAGGGCGCTTCTGGAGGCGGCCCTCGACCTGTTTGCCGTCCAGGGGGTGCACGCCACACCGACCCAGCAGATCTCGCGCCGGGCAGGCGTCTCCGAAGGCACGCTCTTCCGCTATTTCCGGACCAAGGAGGACCTGGTCGAGACGGTCCAGGCCTCGGTCCTGCGCTCGATTGCCGACGAGGTGCAGGGGGCGATCCGGCCCGGGACGCCGGTGGACGAGCAGATCCGGGCGGTGAAGCGGCGGGTGCTCGCCTGGATGTTTGCCAACCCGAAACAGAGTCTCCTCTTCGAGCAGGCGCTCACGATGCCCGGGACGGTTGAAAACCTCCGAAAAAGAGCCCTCCTCCCTATACCTGGCCTCGATGATCTTTTCGGGCGGGCGAAGGCCCGCGGCCTCTTTCCCGGCGTGGGGCGGGAGGTGTTCCTGGCCCATTTCTGGTACCCGAACTTCATGCTCGTCCACCTCCACGCCCTGGGCGGGCTGCAGGAGGAGATCGAGGTGGTCATCGATCAGGCGGTGCGCATGATGTGGTCCGGGCTCGTTGCGGGCCGGGAGTGA
- a CDS encoding UbiA family prenyltransferase, whose amino-acid sequence MAPLDGYRRMLRTGDWIRFYPLFPLVGALCAAGLSPRLLPVFVIFVLVTAYGFAVNNLADAAIDRRHAGKMAAGTNPCADGTLGRREAWLFCALLAALPLALALFMTPAGWVFTLASLAALTAYSVRPLRLKDRFGVDILCHGLMFGGLPFYAGYTLAGGAVPPLLSLPTAGALIATLVCCEALVVHEVLDYEQDAGTTPTTVVGIGRMGGVYAVAFLVALSVAALEAAAALFPLPLPVHAATFAFLVLYPVWGLRRLLPQVRSPGSRGSWP is encoded by the coding sequence ATGGCCCCCCTCGACGGCTACCGCCGCATGCTCAGGACCGGGGACTGGATCCGCTTCTATCCCCTCTTCCCCCTGGTCGGCGCCCTCTGCGCCGCCGGCCTCTCCCCCCGCCTCCTCCCCGTGTTCGTGATCTTTGTCCTGGTGACGGCCTACGGCTTTGCCGTCAACAACCTGGCCGATGCGGCGATCGACCGCCGCCATGCCGGGAAGATGGCGGCCGGGACGAACCCCTGTGCGGACGGCACGCTCGGGCGGCGTGAGGCGTGGCTCTTCTGCGCCCTGCTCGCCGCCCTCCCCCTGGCCCTGGCCCTGTTCATGACGCCCGCCGGCTGGGTGTTCACCCTGGCGAGCCTCGCCGCCCTGACTGCCTACTCGGTCCGGCCCCTCCGCCTCAAGGACCGTTTCGGCGTCGATATCCTCTGCCACGGGCTGATGTTCGGTGGGCTGCCCTTTTATGCGGGTTATACCCTGGCGGGGGGTGCGGTTCCCCCCCTCCTCTCCCTGCCGACCGCCGGCGCCCTCATCGCCACCCTGGTCTGCTGCGAGGCCCTGGTCGTCCACGAGGTGCTGGATTATGAGCAGGACGCCGGCACCACACCGACGACGGTGGTCGGGATCGGGCGGATGGGCGGGGTGTACGCCGTCGCCTTCCTGGTTGCCCTCTCGGTGGCGGCGCTGGAGGCGGCCGCCGCTCTCTTCCCCCTCCCTCTGCCGGTGCATGCGGCGACGTTCGCCTTCCTGGTCCTCTACCCGGTCTGGGGGCTGCGCCGATTGCTCCCTCAGGTGCGTTCGCCTGGCTCCCGGGGGTCGTGGCCGTGA
- a CDS encoding DUF2795 domain-containing protein — translation MKMPELKIPEFKIPGLDFGKSDLEKFLAGVTFPAKREDLIRVAREKNVPDAVISAMEKLPEREYTSSEDVASAFGKI, via the coding sequence ATGAAAATGCCCGAACTGAAGATCCCGGAGTTCAAGATTCCGGGACTGGACTTTGGAAAATCGGATCTCGAAAAGTTCCTCGCCGGCGTGACCTTCCCGGCGAAGCGGGAGGACCTGATCAGGGTGGCGCGGGAGAAGAACGTCCCGGACGCCGTCATCAGCGCCATGGAAAAACTGCCGGAGAGGGAGTACACCTCCTCCGAGGACGTGGCCTCCGCCTTCGGGAAGATCTGA
- a CDS encoding MASE3 domain-containing protein: MTAASPPLPSGNDAGDRLFFGVLCLFLALTALTSLYSYLLFHTLAELFSILIAGAIFIIAWNSRAYIDNTYLLFIGVAYLFIGGIDLVHTLAYAGMNIFVGYDANLPTQLWIAARYLESVTLVTAALLFGRWVRPGIEFLVYAAVSLLLLVLIFAGLFPDCYIVGSGLTPFKVGSEYLISALFALSALLLWRHRSAFEPRVFSLVLLAIGFSIAAELAFTFYVSVYGFSNLVGHLCKIVSFALIYQGVVVTGLRRPYQVIFRDLAEREREVREERNRLGQYLSVSGVIFLVLDREGRVRLVNRRACEILGYAGEEMVGADWFERFLPPEGREEMRTLFFRLMAGDGAAGQEVEGRVITAGGEERQILWHTALLRDESGAVTGTLSLGEDITERKRAAAALERANQKLNILNSITRHDIMNEVTAAVMYLELIADSPEEKRTLYLENLGALLSGIRQDIEFSRDYQDMGVKQPLWQSPGEIIQRYARSSPQFAGVAVTADLEGVQVYADPMLPRVFSNLMDNAVIHGGHVTSIRFSAEAGEDGALSIVCQDDGEGVAEEEKGLIFRQGYGRNHGLGLYLVQEILAITGAAIEECGTPGEGARFVIRVPPGYFRRGAEG, translated from the coding sequence ATGACCGCCGCCTCTCCGCCCCTCCCGTCCGGGAATGATGCCGGTGACCGCCTGTTTTTCGGAGTGCTCTGCCTTTTTCTGGCGCTGACGGCCCTCACATCCCTCTACAGTTATCTGCTCTTCCATACCCTGGCCGAACTCTTCAGCATCCTCATCGCCGGTGCTATCTTCATCATCGCCTGGAACAGCCGCGCCTATATCGACAACACCTATCTCCTCTTCATCGGGGTGGCCTACCTCTTCATCGGCGGGATCGACCTGGTCCACACCCTGGCCTATGCGGGCATGAACATCTTTGTGGGGTATGACGCCAACCTCCCGACGCAGCTCTGGATCGCCGCCCGCTACCTGGAGTCGGTCACCCTGGTCACCGCCGCCCTGCTCTTCGGGCGGTGGGTGCGCCCCGGAATCGAATTCCTGGTATATGCCGCCGTCAGCCTGCTGCTGCTCGTCCTGATCTTTGCCGGCCTCTTCCCGGACTGCTATATCGTGGGCTCGGGGCTGACCCCGTTCAAGGTTGGGAGCGAGTACCTGATCTCCGCCCTCTTCGCCCTCTCCGCCCTCCTCCTCTGGCGGCACCGGTCCGCCTTCGAGCCCCGCGTCTTTTCGCTGGTGCTGCTGGCGATCGGGTTTTCTATCGCCGCCGAACTGGCCTTCACCTTCTATGTGAGCGTCTACGGTTTCTCGAACCTGGTTGGCCACCTCTGCAAGATCGTCTCCTTTGCCCTGATCTACCAGGGGGTGGTGGTCACCGGTCTCCGGAGGCCCTATCAGGTGATCTTCCGGGACCTGGCCGAGCGGGAGCGGGAGGTGCGGGAGGAGCGCAACCGCCTGGGGCAGTATCTCTCGGTCTCCGGCGTGATCTTCCTGGTGCTCGACCGTGAGGGGCGGGTGCGCCTGGTCAACCGCCGGGCGTGCGAGATCCTGGGGTATGCCGGGGAGGAGATGGTCGGAGCCGACTGGTTCGAGCGCTTCTTGCCGCCCGAAGGCCGGGAGGAGATGCGAACGCTCTTTTTCCGGTTGATGGCCGGGGATGGGGCTGCCGGGCAGGAGGTGGAGGGACGGGTGATCACCGCCGGCGGGGAGGAGCGCCAGATCCTCTGGCATACTGCCCTGCTCAGGGACGAGTCTGGTGCGGTCACCGGCACCCTCAGTTTGGGAGAGGACATCACCGAGCGGAAACGGGCGGCGGCGGCCCTGGAGCGGGCGAACCAGAAGCTGAATATTCTCAACAGCATCACCCGCCACGACATCATGAACGAAGTGACGGCGGCGGTGATGTACCTGGAGCTGATCGCGGACTCCCCGGAGGAAAAACGCACGCTCTATCTGGAGAACCTGGGGGCGTTGCTCTCCGGTATCAGGCAGGACATCGAGTTCAGCCGGGACTACCAGGACATGGGAGTGAAACAACCGCTCTGGCAGTCACCCGGGGAGATCATCCAGAGGTATGCCCGCTCCTCACCGCAGTTCGCAGGCGTGGCGGTGACGGCGGACCTGGAGGGGGTGCAGGTCTATGCCGACCCGATGCTGCCCAGGGTGTTTTCGAACCTCATGGACAATGCCGTGATCCACGGCGGGCACGTGACCTCCATCCGCTTCTCCGCGGAGGCCGGGGAGGACGGTGCACTCTCGATCGTCTGCCAGGACGATGGCGAGGGGGTGGCGGAGGAGGAAAAGGGCCTGATCTTCAGGCAGGGGTATGGCCGGAACCATGGCCTCGGGCTCTATCTGGTGCAGGAGATCCTGGCGATCACCGGGGCGGCGATCGAGGAGTGCGGCACCCCGGGTGAGGGGGCGCGGTTTGTGATCCGGGTGCCCCCCGGCTATTTCCGGAGGGGTGCGGAGGGCTGA
- a CDS encoding TOBE domain-containing protein: MEISARNVFTGTIKSISYGEILAEVVIELPGGLEITSLITKSSAERMKLTEGTGVSTVIKASNVMVATD; encoded by the coding sequence ATGGAGATAAGCGCACGAAACGTGTTTACGGGAACGATCAAATCGATCTCGTACGGCGAGATCCTGGCCGAGGTCGTCATCGAACTCCCGGGAGGACTGGAGATCACCTCGCTCATCACGAAATCCTCGGCAGAACGGATGAAACTCACCGAGGGCACCGGCGTCTCAACGGTGATCAAGGCATCGAACGTGATGGTGGCCACCGACTAG
- a CDS encoding DUF47 domain-containing protein, producing the protein MGGVVLSDAWGCGTMTGKTSIIREIGESDILIPEYVNAALVANGRVKYYFTLLQAAKAHADAPEEEWSGLRGEREAAGVENALLDQVVAGAERPGPDTYRIPAAAEIMAAVREAMVTMARPVLMGEEGDGALEARLSALLADLPAAENEILSGETIRRLTSGDRTAGDSLHLLVLDLHRRLNALQAGLASETIDGARASLLKDADRPLVAAFMAGLNRTASLKFDHPGLGTTATRTDDRLVIQNDIGLTDAHVLVIYVRDRRASVVYTDIHMPRLDFFRGLFEGWEMDWEDTRSRAAGEGFEKGTYLMTTGTYAARDGEDLQAFLRHLGSRLVFLIDWNRARKRLRYFLPRQDVLAVLGWAAENEIGHRAFLQLGGETLIYSALEVVGSTNMRYGEPLHRILGRENAVEFIKGVLRTAKEGLAERRSHLLIQDEIRADLARYFRSVHERLIDLCEEHATYVVEAATDLQASFLSVMSGADGEGLARSARRVKEWERSADGIVSSVRSLAERMNVSTFFAPLIGTMDDVIDALEQTSFYTSLPRSFEADAGVVAELASLAGIALEGSRELLRMVMAAGEFHQSGSRADMKPLLSSIDRLILLEEECDEALRGFQKALYARGGGCREFWLAMECACSIERATNAQRKAAHIMRDMTLESFSR; encoded by the coding sequence ATGGGAGGGGTTGTTCTCTCCGATGCCTGGGGGTGCGGGACCATGACCGGAAAGACCTCGATCATCCGGGAGATCGGCGAATCGGATATCCTGATCCCTGAGTATGTGAATGCCGCTCTCGTTGCGAACGGCCGGGTAAAATACTATTTTACGCTCCTTCAGGCGGCGAAGGCGCACGCCGACGCCCCCGAGGAGGAGTGGTCCGGGCTCAGGGGTGAGCGGGAGGCGGCCGGGGTCGAGAACGCCCTCCTCGACCAGGTCGTCGCCGGCGCCGAACGCCCGGGCCCGGATACCTACCGCATCCCGGCCGCTGCCGAGATCATGGCCGCCGTCAGGGAGGCGATGGTGACGATGGCCCGCCCGGTGCTGATGGGGGAGGAGGGGGACGGGGCGCTCGAAGCGCGGCTCTCCGCCCTCCTCGCCGATCTGCCCGCCGCCGAAAACGAGATCCTGAGCGGCGAGACGATCCGGCGCCTCACCTCCGGGGACCGCACCGCCGGCGACAGCCTCCACCTGCTGGTGCTCGACCTGCACCGGCGGCTGAACGCCCTCCAGGCGGGCCTCGCCTCCGAGACGATCGATGGGGCACGCGCCTCCCTGCTCAAGGACGCCGATCGCCCCCTGGTGGCGGCGTTCATGGCCGGGCTCAACCGCACCGCTTCCCTGAAGTTCGATCATCCGGGTCTCGGCACCACCGCCACCCGCACCGACGACCGCCTGGTGATCCAGAACGACATCGGGCTCACCGACGCCCACGTGCTCGTCATCTATGTGCGGGACCGCCGGGCATCGGTGGTCTATACCGATATCCACATGCCCAGGCTGGACTTCTTCCGGGGCCTCTTCGAGGGGTGGGAGATGGACTGGGAGGACACCCGCTCCCGTGCGGCCGGCGAGGGCTTTGAGAAGGGCACCTACCTGATGACCACCGGCACCTATGCCGCCCGGGACGGGGAGGACCTGCAGGCGTTTCTCCGTCACCTCGGCTCCAGGCTTGTCTTTCTCATCGACTGGAACCGCGCCCGCAAACGCCTCCGCTATTTCCTGCCCAGGCAGGACGTGCTGGCCGTGCTCGGGTGGGCGGCCGAGAACGAGATCGGGCACCGCGCCTTTCTCCAGCTCGGCGGGGAGACCCTGATCTACAGTGCCCTGGAGGTGGTGGGGAGCACGAACATGCGCTACGGCGAGCCCCTCCACCGGATCCTGGGGCGGGAGAACGCCGTGGAGTTCATCAAGGGCGTGCTCAGGACGGCGAAGGAGGGGCTGGCGGAGCGGCGCTCGCACCTCCTGATCCAGGACGAGATCAGGGCCGATCTGGCCCGCTACTTCAGGTCGGTCCACGAACGCCTCATCGACCTCTGCGAGGAGCACGCCACCTATGTCGTCGAGGCGGCCACCGACCTTCAGGCCTCCTTCCTCTCGGTGATGAGCGGGGCGGACGGCGAGGGGCTTGCCCGCAGTGCCCGGCGGGTGAAGGAATGGGAGCGCAGCGCCGACGGCATCGTCAGTTCGGTGCGTTCGCTCGCCGAACGGATGAACGTATCCACCTTCTTCGCCCCCCTCATCGGCACAATGGACGACGTCATCGACGCCCTTGAGCAGACCTCCTTTTACACCTCCCTGCCCCGGTCCTTCGAGGCCGATGCGGGGGTGGTCGCCGAACTCGCCAGCCTTGCCGGGATCGCCCTGGAGGGGAGCCGCGAACTGCTGCGGATGGTCATGGCCGCCGGCGAGTTCCACCAGAGCGGGAGCAGAGCCGATATGAAGCCGCTGCTCTCCTCGATCGACCGCCTGATCCTGCTCGAGGAGGAGTGCGACGAGGCGCTGAGGGGGTTTCAGAAGGCGCTGTATGCGAGGGGGGGCGGCTGCCGGGAGTTCTGGCTCGCCATGGAGTGCGCATGCAGCATTGAGCGGGCGACCAACGCCCAGCGCAAGGCCGCCCATATCATGCGGGATATGACGCTGGAGAGCTTCAGCAGGTAG
- a CDS encoding class I SAM-dependent methyltransferase, with protein MIGVPQQVFEEFAEDYDAWFEEHAAEYRAELERVRRLVPPGEGCAVEVGAGSGRFAAPLGIGLGIEPSLALARMTRQRGVEVVRGRAEALPLRDGSCSLVLMVTVICFLDDPASALQEVHRVLAPGGTVVIGLLEREGRSARTYRHSREKGRFLCHARFYSADEVISLLRACGFSVAGMESMQGFCVIRAGKHTDRCATTQSGNIY; from the coding sequence GTGATCGGCGTGCCGCAGCAGGTCTTTGAGGAGTTTGCCGAAGACTATGACGCCTGGTTCGAGGAGCACGCCGCCGAATATCGCGCCGAACTCGAGCGGGTCCGCCGCCTCGTCCCTCCAGGAGAGGGGTGTGCCGTCGAGGTGGGGGCCGGTTCGGGGCGGTTTGCCGCCCCCCTGGGGATCGGACTCGGGATCGAACCCTCCCTGGCCCTCGCCCGGATGACCCGGCAGCGGGGGGTTGAGGTCGTCCGCGGACGGGCGGAGGCCCTCCCCCTGCGGGATGGATCGTGTTCTCTGGTTCTGATGGTGACGGTCATCTGCTTCCTGGACGATCCTGCCAGTGCCCTCCAGGAGGTCCACCGGGTGCTCGCCCCCGGGGGGACGGTCGTGATCGGTCTCCTGGAGCGGGAGGGGAGGAGCGCCCGGACCTACCGGCACTCCAGGGAGAAGGGGAGATTTCTCTGCCATGCCCGCTTCTATTCGGCGGATGAGGTCATCTCCCTCCTCAGGGCGTGCGGGTTCTCCGTGGCAGGCATGGAGTCCATGCAGGGGTTCTGTGTGATCCGGGCAGGAAAACACACGGACCGATGTGCAACAACGCAGTCCGGGAATATTTATTAA
- a CDS encoding flavodoxin domain-containing protein: MGKSVLVTYASRTGTTAEIAATIGEELERHGLTAEVVGTDRAGALGGYRAVVIGSPVYMGKLLPDIRRFAGARADDLAALPVAGFVVGIPLAEPTPENRERAQSLLNEAISPTRARDVGLFAGRLDPDHLSFVQRTICTMMKAEFGDFRNEEAIRTWAAGLPAVLGLEGD, encoded by the coding sequence ATGGGGAAGAGTGTGCTCGTCACCTATGCAAGCCGCACCGGCACCACGGCCGAGATCGCGGCGACGATCGGAGAGGAACTGGAGCGGCACGGGCTGACGGCGGAGGTGGTCGGCACCGACAGGGCCGGCGCACTCGGAGGATACCGGGCGGTGGTCATCGGCAGCCCGGTGTATATGGGAAAACTCCTGCCCGATATCCGGCGGTTCGCCGGGGCGCGGGCCGACGACCTCGCCGCCCTCCCGGTCGCCGGTTTTGTCGTCGGCATACCCCTCGCAGAACCCACCCCGGAAAACCGGGAACGCGCCCAATCGCTCCTGAACGAGGCGATCAGCCCGACCAGGGCCAGGGACGTCGGGCTCTTTGCCGGCCGCCTCGATCCCGACCACCTCTCATTTGTGCAGAGGACGATCTGCACGATGATGAAGGCGGAGTTCGGGGACTTCAGGAACGAGGAGGCGATCCGCACCTGGGCTGCGGGGCTGCCGGCGGTGCTCGGGCTTGAGGGGGACTGA